The following coding sequences lie in one Yamadazyma tenuis chromosome 3, complete sequence genomic window:
- the DBP4 gene encoding ATP-dependent RNA helicase dbp4 (BUSCO:EOG09260YMF; COG:A; EggNog:ENOG503NU3N), which produces MVKKAKGKFSKEARISQRKREAEELVKLHQEVAEYDPASKDAEVAQFSHLPISQNTLKGLTDSSFMKLTDIQKRSIPYALKGEDIMATAKTGSGKTLAFLIPTMEILLRNNITEFDGLAALILSPTRELAVQIFEVLKKIGAHNQFSAGLVTGGKDVKYEKDRVSRMNILVGTPGRVAQHLNESVGMETSNLQVLVLDEADRCLDMGFKSQIDNIVGHLPKTRQTLLFSATTTDSVKDLARLSLTNPRRIGVSSDSDISATPDSLDQYYIKIPLEEKLDVLWSFIKSHLNSKILVFFSSSKQVQFTYETFRKLQPGISLLKLYGRHKQTARLETTTKFSQAQHACLFATDIVARGLDFPAIDWVVQIDCPEDAATYVHRVGRAARFGREGKSLLMLLPSEEEGFLKRLENMKIDIKMMNIKQKSKKTIRPQLQSLCFQDPTIKNLGQRAFISYYRSVYIQKDKDVFKVEELPTETYAASLGLPGAPKIKIKGGASSKEKKNESRKLQMLAKTDENGDEKEGNKKVRTRYDRMFERKNQTVLSDHYLNMTGSKKTKDSDEEDSDEEEEFMVVKRKDHHLYEEDLPDASIPVSKRQAKKALSKKLSVATKGNPTKLVFDDDGKAHPIYELEDEEDFKKAGDANVQKEQFVTKESEYMGVADVQDKLTAREKRDEKKRRRKEIERRAREEGYEDSDDEGEAVYRLGDPDLDQDMEYSEAEAEEPQAKKPKWFQTNDKRDETDKFVEVDQPDTLEDLEALTARLIGN; this is translated from the coding sequence ATGGTGAAAAAGGCCAAAGGAAAGTTCAGCAAAGAAGCCAGAATCTCCCAGAGGAAGCGAGAGGCCgaagaattggtcaaattaCACCAAGAGGTAGCCGAGTACGACCCGGCTTCCAAGGATGCGGAAGTAGCTCAGTTTAGCCATCTTCCTATCTCTCAAAACACTTTAAAAGGATTGACAGATTCCAGTTTCATGAAATTGACAGACATCCAAAAACGCTCGATTCCCTACGCCTTAAAGGGTGAAGATATCATGGCCACCGCCAAAACTGGCTCTGGAAAGACGTTAGCATTTTTAATTCCCACGATGGAAATATTGTTGAGAAACAATATCACTGAATTCGATGGGTTGGCCGCCTTGATCTTGTCTCCAACGAGAGAATTGGCCGTCCAAATCTTTGaggtattgaagaaaatcgGGGCCCACAATCAGTTTTCAGCTGGGTTGGTCACAGGAGGAAAAGATGTGAAATATGAGAAGGACAGAGTCTCAAGGATGAATATCTTGGTAGGAACTCCAGGAAGAGTCGCCCAGCATTTAAACGAGTCGGTGGGAATGGAAACCTCTAACTTGCAAgtattggtgttggatgAAGCCGATCGGTGTTTGGACATGGGATTCAAGTCTCAAATCGATAATATAGTTGGCCATTTGCCCAAGACCAGACAAACCCTACTTTTttctgccaccaccactgacAGTGTCAAAGACTTGGCAAGATTATCGTTGACAAACCCCAGGAGAATCGGCGTGTCTTCCGACAGTGACATTTCAGCTACTCCTGATTCATTGGATCAGTATTATATCAAGATTCCAttggaagagaaattgGATGTGTTGTGGTCTTTCATCAAATCCCACTTGAACAGCAAAatcttggtgtttttctCATCTTCTAAACAAGTGCAGTTCACTTATGAAACGTTCCGGAAATTGCAGCCTGGGATTTCATTGCTAAAGCTATACGGTCGTCATAAGCAAACCGCACGGTTggaaaccaccaccaaattttCCCAGGCACAACACGCTTgtctttttgcaactgatATCGTGGCCAGAGGCTTGGACTTTCCTGCCATTGACTGGGTGGTGCAAATTGACTGCCCAGAAGACGCTGCCACTTATGTCCACAGAGTTGGAAGAGCTGCTCGTTTTGGCCGAGAAGGTAAGTCCCTATTGATGTTATTGCCAtcggaagaagaagggTTCCTCAAGAGATTGGAAAACATGAaaattgatatcaagatGATGAACATCAAGCAGAAAAGCAAAAAAACCATCAGACCTCAACTTCAATCTTTATGTTTCCAAGACCCAACCATAAAGAACTTGGGGCAAAGAGCATTTATTTCCTATTACAGGTCCGTTTACATCCAGAAAGACAAAGATGTGTTCAAGGTAGAAGAACTACCTACGGAAACATATGCTGCGTCGTTGGGATTACCTGGGGCCCCCAAGATAAAAATAAAGGGAGGGGCCTCgtccaaagaaaagaagaatgagTCCAGAAAGTTGCAGATGCTCGCTAAGACCGACGAAAATGGTGACGAGAAAGAAGGTAACAAGAAGGTCAGAACCAGGTACGACCGGAtgtttgaaagaaagaaccAGACGGTCTTATCTGATCATTACTTGAACATGACAGGATCCAAGAAAACCAAAGATTCTGACGAAGAGGAttctgatgaagaagaggaattTATGGTGGTTAAACGTAAAGATCATCACTTATACGAAGAGGATTTACCCGATGCCAGCATCCCCGTATCAAAGAGACAGGCGAAAAAAGCCCtttccaagaaattgagCGTAGCGACCAAAGGAAACCCCACGAAACTTgtatttgatgatgacggAAAGGCTCATCCAATCTATGAGTtagaagacgaagaagacttcaagaaggcTGGTGATGCCAATGTGCAAAAGGAACAGTTTGTTACCAAGGAAAGTGAGTACATGGGTGTTGCTGATGTCCAGGATAAGTTAACAGCCCGAGAAAAGAgagatgaaaagaaaagacGGAGAAAGGAAATCGAAAGAAGAGCCAGGGAAGAAGGATACGAGgatagtgatgatgaaggtgaagcGGTCTACCGTCTCGGAGACCCCgatcttgaccaagataTGGAATATTCTGAAGCTGAAGCTGAAGAGCCTCAAGCCAAAAAGCCTAAATGGTTCCAAACTAACGATAAGCGTGATGAAACTGAcaaatttgttgaagttgatcaaccagACACTTtggaagatcttgaagcGTTGACTGCCAGATTAATAGGCAACTAG